One stretch of Candidatus Latescibacter sp. DNA includes these proteins:
- a CDS encoding heparinase II/III family protein: protein MLMTKAALFILIVLLITPCAHTEVTQNDVSGALEKNLKHPYLIFSDQEKPAIIARIKGNPECSDIMTRLLAEANRLLYTPVDPMPPQPKDKGPQLFDNTGGSEFITILYSYRTAAYNLAFVYQMTGERKYAEKAFEFVKELCDTPTWVFRAHQFPIVYGRVMPWNVPDDQVMFTYEIVTSDTAAMLACAYDWLYPALTREQRDWIRSGLLSHAVSRVRGNWDLHWWATAYRCIWCAWCCNGVGLASLAMLTESPQLVDVVTESYNRINRTFDEVGLDGDWAEGGSYWSHTFNKPMLFNAALSRLTGGAYNLFHHPKFKDDPVNFPLYLHVPPGKFVNFADSGGNGLIGSRQLINKIVIETGNPEAAWLLENLYGKPSDILDIIWPTARVKGKLPSQASKQFRTIGWAVMRSDFTDPEKVMVACKAGRNDDPHHGHLDVGQFMVYWRGEAYIRDLGTGEYDELYFGPKKYDTPYASSAGHNLIFVNGEQQIPGKLKDKPFDLGIGGKILEFRTGTSRDYVLMDPTKAYPRKELKGWRRHIILEKPAVTVVLDEVMSEPGAEIEARFHSECTQSVKDGYTLISGRSGTMALIPVMDGAFSFRPDHHTYMAVFKKSQVVSIPYNGTVVKASSGKTVPAHVILPVKDDSEARLITTSVRRNLDSAGNLTVAFEKEGRKYSYVFEKSGDWLMLR, encoded by the coding sequence ATGCTCATGACAAAAGCGGCGCTGTTCATTCTTATTGTTCTTCTCATCACCCCATGCGCCCATACCGAGGTAACACAAAACGATGTCTCCGGCGCTCTTGAAAAGAACCTTAAGCATCCCTACCTTATCTTCAGCGACCAGGAAAAACCGGCAATCATCGCCCGTATCAAGGGAAACCCGGAATGCAGCGACATCATGACGCGTCTCCTTGCCGAAGCGAACCGTCTCCTCTATACCCCTGTGGACCCGATGCCCCCGCAGCCTAAAGACAAAGGCCCTCAGCTCTTCGACAACACCGGTGGCAGCGAGTTCATCACCATATTGTACAGCTACCGGACGGCGGCTTATAACCTCGCATTCGTTTACCAGATGACCGGCGAGCGAAAATATGCGGAGAAAGCTTTCGAATTTGTAAAGGAACTCTGCGATACGCCCACCTGGGTTTTCCGGGCGCACCAGTTTCCCATCGTCTACGGTCGTGTCATGCCCTGGAACGTTCCCGACGACCAGGTCATGTTCACATACGAGATAGTGACCAGCGACACCGCCGCAATGCTCGCCTGCGCTTATGACTGGCTCTATCCGGCGCTTACCCGCGAACAGCGGGACTGGATCAGAAGCGGCCTTTTGAGCCATGCCGTTTCGCGGGTCAGGGGGAACTGGGACCTGCACTGGTGGGCCACCGCCTATCGCTGCATCTGGTGCGCATGGTGCTGCAACGGTGTCGGACTGGCGTCGCTCGCCATGCTTACCGAAAGCCCACAGCTTGTCGATGTCGTCACCGAATCGTACAACCGCATCAATAGAACCTTTGACGAAGTCGGTCTGGACGGCGATTGGGCAGAAGGCGGGAGCTACTGGAGCCACACGTTCAATAAGCCGATGCTTTTCAATGCAGCCTTAAGCAGGCTCACCGGCGGCGCATACAACCTCTTTCATCATCCGAAATTCAAAGACGATCCGGTCAATTTTCCTCTTTATCTCCATGTCCCACCGGGAAAGTTTGTGAATTTCGCCGACTCGGGTGGCAACGGACTTATCGGGTCGCGCCAGTTGATCAACAAAATAGTCATAGAGACCGGCAACCCTGAAGCGGCCTGGCTTTTGGAAAACCTCTACGGCAAACCGTCCGATATCCTTGACATCATCTGGCCGACTGCCCGGGTTAAAGGCAAGCTCCCTTCACAGGCATCGAAACAGTTCAGAACGATAGGCTGGGCGGTCATGCGCAGCGATTTCACCGACCCTGAAAAAGTCATGGTCGCCTGCAAAGCCGGGCGAAACGACGACCCGCACCACGGGCATCTCGATGTCGGCCAGTTCATGGTATACTGGCGCGGCGAAGCATATATTCGCGATCTCGGCACAGGCGAGTATGACGAGCTGTATTTCGGCCCGAAAAAATACGATACACCGTATGCATCGAGCGCCGGTCACAACCTCATATTCGTGAACGGCGAACAGCAGATACCCGGAAAACTGAAGGACAAACCGTTCGATCTCGGCATTGGCGGGAAAATTCTGGAGTTCCGGACAGGAACCTCCCGCGATTACGTGCTGATGGACCCGACGAAAGCATATCCCCGGAAGGAGCTCAAAGGCTGGCGCCGTCATATCATCCTTGAAAAACCAGCGGTTACAGTCGTCCTTGACGAGGTCATGTCGGAGCCGGGCGCTGAAATAGAGGCCAGATTCCATTCCGAATGCACCCAGAGTGTCAAAGACGGCTATACCCTGATTTCAGGCAGGAGCGGAACGATGGCGCTTATACCGGTTATGGACGGGGCGTTCTCCTTCCGGCCGGATCACCACACCTACATGGCGGTGTTTAAGAAATCGCAGGTGGTATCGATTCCCTATAACGGAACAGTGGTCAAGGCTTCAAGCGGGAAAACCGTCCCGGCGCATGTGATTCTCCCGGTGAAGGACGACAGTGAAGCCCGGCTTATAACCACATCGGTCCGGCGGAACCTCGATTCTGCGGGGAATCTGACAGTGGCGTTTGAGAAAGAGGGCCGGAAGTACAGCTATGTTTTTGAAAAGTCCGGGGACTGGCTCATGCTCAGGTAG